Within Conexibacter woesei DSM 14684, the genomic segment CCGGCTGCCCGGCTGTCCTGAAGCCCTCCGAGCACACCGTCCGCAGCGCCGAGCTGCTCGTCGAGGCACTGCGCGCCGCCGAGCTGCCGGCCGGGGCCGCGCAGGTGGTCAGCGGCGACGCCGCCGTCGGCCAGCAGCTCGCCGCCAGCAGCCGGATCCGCTTCATCAGCTACACGGGCGGGACCGGCGGCGGCCGGGCCGTCGCGCGCGCGGCGATCGACCGGATGGCAGCGCTGCAGCTGGAGCTGAGCGCCAGCAACCCCGCGATCGTGCTCGCCGACGCCGATCTCGACACGACCGCGTTCGAGCTCGTGCGCGGGCAGACGGCGCTCAACGGCCAGTGGTGCGAAGCGCCCCGCCGCACCTTCGTCCCCCGCGCGCTCCACGACGAGCTCGTCGAGCGACTCGCGGCAGCCTGCGGTGAGCTGATCGCCGGCGACGCGCGCGAGCGCGGCGTCGAGCTCGGCCCGCTCGCCTACCGCGCCCACCGCGAGCGCGTCCGCGAGCAGCTTGCCGGGATCGCCGGCGCCGGCACCGTCCTGGAGACGCTCGCGGTCCCGTCCGCCGGCTTCTTCGTGCCGCCCACGATCGTCTCCGGCCTGCCGCTCGACGCCGTCGACGAGGAGATCTTCGGCCCGATCCTCACCGTCCACCCGTACGACGACGTCGAGCACGCCATCGCCGCAGCCAACCGCCTCGACGACGGCCTCGCCGGCTACGTCTTCGGCGCCGACGCCGACGCGGCGTTCGACGTCGGCACGCGCATCCACGCCGGCGAGGTCCGCGTCGGCGGCGTGCACATCCTCGACCTCGTGCCCGCGTCCGCCCAGTCGTTCTGGGGCACCAGCGGCTACGGCGGCCACGGCCGGGGCGACACCGTCGCCGCCCACCTCGGCCAGCGGATCGTCGGCGAGGACGACCCGTCGCTGCCGCTGTGACGGCGCTCAGCCGGCCGTCGTCTGCCCGCGCGCGACGTCGAGCATCGCGTCGACGTCGCTGAACTTCACCCGCGGCCGGCCGTGCGGCTCGCCGCGGGCGACCTCTGCGCGGTCGATCGCCTGCCAGCCGCTGAACGTCACGTGGCCGGGGGCCCGCTCGGTCAGGAGGGCCTCGACGGCCTCGGCGGACGCGTCGCCGCTGGGCTCAGGAACCCGCCCCGCGGTCACGTCCTCGAGCAGCGCGTCCACCGTGTCCTGCGCGTCCTTGCGGTTCGTGCCGATCACGCCGCCCGGGCCGCGCTTGATCCAGCCGACCACATAGCGGCCGGGGATCTGCTCGCCCGAGCCGGGATCGATCACGCGGCCGTGGTCGTTCGGGATCGTGCCGCGATCGGGGTCGAACGGCAACCCGGCGAGCGCCATGCCCTTGTAGCCGATCGACCGCAGCACGAGCCCGCACTCGATCTCCTCGCGTTCGCCGGTGTCGATCGCGCGCAGGCGGCCGTCGTCGGAGCGGACGAGCCGGTTGCGGCCGACCACGATCGACTCGACGCGTCCCGATCCCTTGATCTCGACCGGCGAGCCGAGGAACCGCAGCACGATCCGCCGCCGCTTGCCCGCGGGGGCGCGGCTCGCGAAGCCGGCGAAGATCTCGACGTTGCGGCGGCTGGTCGGAGTGCAGTCGTCGGACTCGACGAACGCGCGGCTCACGTCGTCGAGCGTCACCTCGGCAGGGTCGACGACGACGTCGCAGTCCGCCAGCTCGCCGAGCTCGCGGACCTCCGGGTTCGTGAACGCCGCCTGGGCGGGCCCGCGGCGCCCTACGACCACGATCTCCTCGACCGCGGAATCCGCCAACGCGTCGATCGCGTGGTCGGCGACGTCGGTCACTTCCAGCTCCTCCCGCGAGAGCCCCAGCACCCGCGTCATGTCGGCGGCGACGTTCCCGTTGCCGACGACCACGACCCGCCGCGGCAGCTCGAACTCGCGTTCCGAGAAGTCCGGATGGGCGTTGTACCAGCCGACGAACTCCGACGCCGTATGCGAGCCGGGCAGCTGCTCGCCCGGGATCCCGAGGCGGCGATCGATCGCCGCTCCGTAGGCGCAGACGACGGCGTGATAGTGCTCGGACAGGTCCGCGACCGTCACGTCGCGTCCGACCTCGACGCCCCCGAAGAAGCGGAAGCCCGGCAGCGCCGCCGTCTTCTCGTAGAGCCGGATCACCGCCTTGATCTTCGGGTGGTCCGGGGCGACGCCCGCCCGCACGAGACCGTACGGCGTCGGGAGCCGGTCGAGCAGGTCGACCTCGACGGCATGCGCGTCCTGCTTGAGCAGGTGCTCGGCGACGTAGAAGCCCGCCGGGCCGGCGCCGACGATCGCGATGCGAAGCGCGCTCATCTCGGCTGGTCCCCGATCGCGACCACCACGAGCAGCTCCTGCTTCGCCTCGTGGATGTGGTCGATCATCCGCTCCCGGGCGCGATCGGGATCGCCTGCCGCGATCGCGTCGAGGATCCAGCGGTGGTGCTCGACCGCGCTCGCGACGACCAGCTCGAAGCTCATCGCGTCGAGCGGCGCGAAGATCGCTGCCCGGACGTCCTCGACCGCCTGCCGCAGCCAGGGGTTGCCCGCAGCGTCGGCGACGCCCAGATGGAAGGCGTTGTCGGCGGCTCGAAACCGTCCCGACGTGAGCTCGGACCCGAGGCTCTCGATCGTCTGCTCGAGCTGCGCCAGGTGCGCGTCGGTCCTGCGTCTCGCCGCGAGCTCGGCGGTCGCCGACTCGCAGGCGATGCGGAACTCGAAGATCTCCTCCACCTGCTTGCGCATCGCGCGGTGCTCGACGTCGGTGACGCCGAGCGTCCCGGCGTTGATCACCAGCGCGCCGCCGCCGGAGCCCCGCCGGACTCGCTTCAGCAGCCCAGCAGCCTCGAGGTCGCGCAGCGCGGTTCGCAGCGTCATCCGCGAGACGCCCAGCTGCACGGCGAACTCGCGCTCGGGCGGGAGCTGATCGTCGGGCAGGAATCTCCCGAGCTCGATCGCCCGGGTCACCTGGGCGACCACCACTTCGGCGGCGCTGGGCACCGACACCGGGCCGAGCGTCCGCACACGATCGTCGATCTCCGACATCGTGGCCTCAGCGTCCGACCTGGGCGAGCGCCCCTTCGAATGCGGTCCTCACTTCTGCCTCCGACCAGGGACGCGGCGACTGGGTGATGAAGAAATCCGCCATCGCATGTCTGGTGAGATCGTCGAGGTCGCTGCGGACGGCCAGCGACCCGAGCACGGGAAAGTCCAGCTCGCACAGCAGCTCGCGCACGGCGCGAACGGCGCGTCCGCCGTCTGCGCTCCCGTCGACCGGAGCGCCGAGCGCGTCGGCGACCCGCTCCAGCTGCTCTGGGACGAACTGACGCTCTCGCTCCAGCGTCTCGGCCAGCACCAGCCCCACCGTGAGGCCGTGCGGAGCCCCGGTGCGGGTCCCGATCGCCTGCGCCAGCGAATGCTCCGCGGCGCAGTCCGAGATGTTCATCGTCAGCCCGGCGAGAAGGCTGGCGCAGGCCATCTCCGACCGCGCCGCCGCGTCGGAGCCGTCGCGGTACGCCGCGACGAGCGAGCGCCCCGCGAGCCGGATCGCTTCCAGCGCGATCGCGTCCCCGATCGGAGTCCGTGTGCGCGCGACCATCCCGGCGATCGCCTGCGCGATCGCGTCGATCCCACTGAAAGCAGTCGCCGCGGGCGGCACAGAGTGGGTCAGGACCGGATCGACGAGCGCGTACTCGGCTCGCAGGTTCGGACTCGCGATCCCCGCCTTGGTGCCGGAGCGATCGTCGCTGACGACGGCGCCGCCCGACACTTCAGAGCCCGTCCCCGCCGTCGTCGGCATCGCGATCAGCGGGATCTCCGCCGGCGGAATCTCGCGTTCGGAGTCGAGGAAGGCGGCGAACGTGAGGTCTTGCTGAGCGCACAGCCGGGCGGCCTTGGCGGTGTCGATCACCGAGCCGCCGCCGACCGCCACGATGATGCCCGCTCCTGTCTGACGCACGGCGTCGGCGGCTCGATCGACGTCAGCGCCGCGGGGCTCTCCGGCGCCCTTCTGGCTGTGGACGACCTCGATGCCGGCAGCTGTCAGCGCCGCGAGCGCCTCGCCGACCGCCGGGTTGACCTGCGCAAGGCCCTCGTCGACGACGACGAGCGCACTGCTCGCGCCGGCGCCGATGACGACCTCGGGCAGCTCCATCGCAACGCCGTCGCCGAACCGGATGCGGACCGGAAGGTGGTTGCCGAACGGCGCGATGATCTGCGGCCTCACTCATGCCTCCGTCGCGTAGAAGACGTTCTTGACCTCGGTGTACGCCTCGGGCGCGTCCGCGCCGAGCTCGCGCCCGATCCCGGAGTGCTTGAACCCCCCGAAGGGAGTGCCGAGCCGCACCGAGGTGTAGGAGTTGACCGCCAAAGCACCGGCGTGCAGACCACGCGCGACGCGGAGCGCCCGGGCGCCGTCGGCCGTCCAGATCGAGCCTGCGAGCCCGTAGGGGGTGTCGTTGGCGCGGGCGATCGCCTCGTCCTCCCGCTCGAAGGGAAGAACGCAGACGACCGGTCCGAAGATCTCCTCGCGTGCCGCCCGGTCGGCGTCGGCGAGCGGATGCAGCACGGTGGGCGGAAACCAATATCCGGGTGCGTCGGGAGCGTGCCCCCGCGTCGCGACCGCGGCGCCGGCGACGATCTCGGTCACGGCGCTGCGCTGTCGGGCAGAGATCAACGGCCCCATCTGCGTCGCCTCGTCGAGCGGGTCGCCGACGCGCAGGCTCGCCACCATCTGCTCGAGCCGTTCGAGGAACTCGCCGAGGACGGGGCGCTCGACGAAGACACGGGAGCGCGCGCAGCAGTCCTGGCCGGCGTTGCCGAAGCAGCCGCCGGCGAGACCCGTCGCGGCGGAGCCGAGATCGGCGTCGGCGAAGACGATCGACGGCGACTTGCCGCCGAGTTCGAGGCTCACTCGCTTCACCTGCCGTGCGGCGCGCTCACCGATCTCCATGCCGACCGCGGTCGAACCGGTGAGCGAGACCTTGCTGACGTCCGGGTGGTCGACGAGCGCCCGGCCGAGCTCCGAGCCGCGCCCGACGACGACGCCGAGCAGGCCTGCGGGCAGACCGGCCGCTGCTGCGATGCGCTGCAGTTCGAGCGCGGTCAGCGGGGTGAGCTCGGCCGGCTTGTGAACGACCGCGTTGCCGGCCGCCAAGGCCGGCGCGATCTTCCAGCTTGCGATCGTCAGCGGGAAGTTCCACGGCGTGATCACGCCGACGACGCCGAGCGGCTCGCGGAACGTCATGTCGACGCCGCCGGCGACCGGGATCGTCTTGCCGCCGAGGCGCTCCGGCGCGGCGGCGTAGAAGCGGAACGTCGCCGCGGCGCCCGCGACCGCGCCGCGCGCGTCGCTGATCGGCATCCCGACGTTGCGGGCCTCCAGACGCGCCAGCGTCTCTGCCTCCGCGTCGATTCCCGCCGCGACCGCCGCCAGCGTCGCGCCGCGCTCGCTCGGAGCCAGCGACCACCATTCCCGCTGCGCGCGCTGCGCCGCGCCGACGATCAGGTCGAGCTCCGCGAGGCTCGTGCGGGGGAGCGTGGTGAGAACCTGCTCGGTGGCGGGTTCGACGACGCTGACGGTCACCGGATCGCCTCCACTCGATTCGCGGCTGCGGCGCGGTCGGCGGCCGCCGCCACCAGGTCTGCGATCGTCATGTCCAGCTCCAGCTCCTCGGGATGCCACTGAACGCCGAGCGCGTAACGCAGCTGCGGCCACTCGACCGCCTCGACGAGATGGTCCGGCACCGAGCGCGCGACGACTCGCCCGCCCTCCCCCACCTGGTCGACGCCCTGGTGATGATGCGAGTTCACGATCAGCTGACGCTCTGCATCCGCGGCCAGCGGCGCTCCCGGCTCGACCTCGACCACGTGCAGGGTCGACTCCCCGAGTCTGCCGGGCACCGGACGGTGCTCGGCGAACCCGGCGTCGGTCACGTGCTGGTGCAGGGAGCCTCCAGTCGCGACGTTGAGGACTTGCAGGCCGCGGCAGATGCCCAGAACCGGCAGGTCCCAGTCGAACGCGGCGCGGACGAGCGCGATCTCGAACTGATCGCGCAGCGGGTAGGTGGCCTCTGTCCGCTCTGCCGACTGCTGGCCGTAGCAGGCGGGATCGATGTCGGCCCCGCCGATCAGCAGGAGGCCGTCGAGCCACGCGCCATGCGACTCGATCTGAGCGTCCCCGAGCGGTTCCGGAGTGAGCACGACGGGCGTGCCGCCCGCCCGCCGCACGGCGCCGAGGTAGGTGCCGGCGACGACGGCTGCCTGCTGATCCCAGAAGCTCCAGGCGACGCGCTCCCAGGCGGCACAGACGCCGATCAGAGGCCGGCGCCGCGCGTCAGAATCGCTCATAGCCCCGTACCCGCTCCCAATCGGTGACTGCCGCGTTGTAGGCGTCGAGCTCGATCTCCGCCGCGCGCGCATAGTGGCTGACGACGTCGGCACCGAACGCGCGCGCGGCCATCTCGCTCCCGCGGAACGACGTCACGGCGTCGCCGAGCGTGGCGGGCAGGCGCGGAGATCCCGCGGCATAGGCGTTCCCCACGACCGCGGGCTCCGGATCGAGTCTCTCGTCGACCCCGTGCAGGCCGGCGGCGATCATCGCAGCGAGCGCGAGGTAGGGATTGACGTCGCCGCCCGGGGCGCGGTGCTCGAGCCGAAGCGAGCTGCCCGCGCCGACCGCGCGGATCGCGCACGTGCGGTTGTCGCGCCCCCACGCGATCGCGGTCGGAGCGAACGAGTGCCCCGCGAAGCGCTTGTAGGAGTTGACGTTCGGTGCGAAGAGAAGCGTCAGCTCCCGCGTGCACGCGAGCTGGCCGGCGAGAAAGTGCTCGAAGAGCCGCTCGTCGCGAGCGAAGAGCGGTCCGTCGGCGTCGGCGAGCGAGAGGTGCAGGTGGCACGAGTTCCCCTCGCGCTCGTCCCACTTGGCCATGAACGTGACAGCGCGGCCTTCCTCCGTCGCGATCTCCTTCGCCGCATGCTTGAAGATCGAATGGCCGTCGGCGGCGTCGAGCGGCGTCGAGTGGCGGAAGTTGATCTCGAACTGTCCGAGATTGGCCTCGCCCTTGACGGATTCGAGCTCGAGCCCCGACCGCGGCATCTCGGCGGCGAGGCGGTCCAGCACGGAGTCGGCCGCGCGCAGCCCGAGCAGCGAGTAGTCGCCGTTGTAGGCGGTGGCCGGGGTGAGGTGCTGGTAGCGCTGCTCGCGGGCCGCGGCGTAGCTCTCGCGATGGACGATGAACTCCAGCTCGGTCGCTGTGCTGGCGGTCCAGCCGCGCTCGGCCAGGCGCTCGACCTGCTGCCGCAGGATCTCCCGAGGCGACGGGAGCACCGGCTCGCCGCCGGGCCAGACCGCGTCGGCGATGCAGATCGCGGTGCGCGGCCGCCAGGAGGCCAGCCGTAGCGAGCTGACGTCGGGGACGAGCGTGAAGTCGCCGTGGCCGGTCTCCCAGCTGCTTGTCAGGAGCCCCTCCTGGGGTGTCATCTCGACGTCCACGCTGAGCAGGTAGGCGCATGCGCCGGCGCCGTGGTCGAGGACGTCGGCGACGAAGTGGTGCGCGCCGAGCTGCTTGCCCTGAAGCCGGCCCTGCATGTCGACGAGAGCGAGCAGGACGGTGTCGATCTCACCGGCGGCGACCATCGAGCGGAGCCGGTCCGGCGCAAGCCGGCCTGTGACCGAGCTGGCAGACGGCGAAGAGGTTGTCTCGCGGGAGTCGAGCATTTGGTCTCTTCTTTATACCAAGTGGTTGCCGCACACGCAAGAACGCGCCGTGAGCGGGTCTCATTCCCGGCGCAGCGTAACAAGAACTTGAAACGTTTCATAGCTCCGTCGGCCGCCCTCGCGTCCGACGCGGACCACGCTCCGCAGCGAGTATCGTTGGGCGAAATGAGACGCTGGACCATTCTCGACGTCGCCAAGCGCGCCGGCG encodes:
- a CDS encoding aldehyde dehydrogenase family protein — its product is MPATDLPHAAPALPDHGAHLIDGVDEPPPLDGGVAEDPNTGLPSHTRRYSAPAQVDAALQAAFAAWGHGSGRWSALPVRERQAALTRLASALDERTDALARLHAEEVGIPIDVARLFAGGLPGLVEEISAAAGATPTDVLSRDGRRVELRRLPWGPAALMASWNAPAFVCVSKLATALATGCPAVLKPSEHTVRSAELLVEALRAAELPAGAAQVVSGDAAVGQQLAASSRIRFISYTGGTGGGRAVARAAIDRMAALQLELSASNPAIVLADADLDTTAFELVRGQTALNGQWCEAPRRTFVPRALHDELVERLAAACGELIAGDARERGVELGPLAYRAHRERVREQLAGIAGAGTVLETLAVPSAGFFVPPTIVSGLPLDAVDEEIFGPILTVHPYDDVEHAIAAANRLDDGLAGYVFGADADAAFDVGTRIHAGEVRVGGVHILDLVPASAQSFWGTSGYGGHGRGDTVAAHLGQRIVGEDDPSLPL
- a CDS encoding FAD-dependent oxidoreductase, whose protein sequence is MSALRIAIVGAGPAGFYVAEHLLKQDAHAVEVDLLDRLPTPYGLVRAGVAPDHPKIKAVIRLYEKTAALPGFRFFGGVEVGRDVTVADLSEHYHAVVCAYGAAIDRRLGIPGEQLPGSHTASEFVGWYNAHPDFSEREFELPRRVVVVGNGNVAADMTRVLGLSREELEVTDVADHAIDALADSAVEEIVVVGRRGPAQAAFTNPEVRELGELADCDVVVDPAEVTLDDVSRAFVESDDCTPTSRRNVEIFAGFASRAPAGKRRRIVLRFLGSPVEIKGSGRVESIVVGRNRLVRSDDGRLRAIDTGEREEIECGLVLRSIGYKGMALAGLPFDPDRGTIPNDHGRVIDPGSGEQIPGRYVVGWIKRGPGGVIGTNRKDAQDTVDALLEDVTAGRVPEPSGDASAEAVEALLTERAPGHVTFSGWQAIDRAEVARGEPHGRPRVKFSDVDAMLDVARGQTTAG
- a CDS encoding FadR/GntR family transcriptional regulator yields the protein MSEIDDRVRTLGPVSVPSAAEVVVAQVTRAIELGRFLPDDQLPPEREFAVQLGVSRMTLRTALRDLEAAGLLKRVRRGSGGGALVINAGTLGVTDVEHRAMRKQVEEIFEFRIACESATAELAARRRTDAHLAQLEQTIESLGSELTSGRFRAADNAFHLGVADAAGNPWLRQAVEDVRAAIFAPLDAMSFELVVASAVEHHRWILDAIAAGDPDRARERMIDHIHEAKQELLVVVAIGDQPR
- a CDS encoding iron-containing alcohol dehydrogenase family protein, producing the protein MRPQIIAPFGNHLPVRIRFGDGVAMELPEVVIGAGASSALVVVDEGLAQVNPAVGEALAALTAAGIEVVHSQKGAGEPRGADVDRAADAVRQTGAGIIVAVGGGSVIDTAKAARLCAQQDLTFAAFLDSEREIPPAEIPLIAMPTTAGTGSEVSGGAVVSDDRSGTKAGIASPNLRAEYALVDPVLTHSVPPAATAFSGIDAIAQAIAGMVARTRTPIGDAIALEAIRLAGRSLVAAYRDGSDAAARSEMACASLLAGLTMNISDCAAEHSLAQAIGTRTGAPHGLTVGLVLAETLERERQFVPEQLERVADALGAPVDGSADGGRAVRAVRELLCELDFPVLGSLAVRSDLDDLTRHAMADFFITQSPRPWSEAEVRTAFEGALAQVGR
- a CDS encoding aldehyde dehydrogenase family protein, producing the protein MTVSVVEPATEQVLTTLPRTSLAELDLIVGAAQRAQREWWSLAPSERGATLAAVAAGIDAEAETLARLEARNVGMPISDARGAVAGAAATFRFYAAAPERLGGKTIPVAGGVDMTFREPLGVVGVITPWNFPLTIASWKIAPALAAGNAVVHKPAELTPLTALELQRIAAAAGLPAGLLGVVVGRGSELGRALVDHPDVSKVSLTGSTAVGMEIGERAARQVKRVSLELGGKSPSIVFADADLGSAATGLAGGCFGNAGQDCCARSRVFVERPVLGEFLERLEQMVASLRVGDPLDEATQMGPLISARQRSAVTEIVAGAAVATRGHAPDAPGYWFPPTVLHPLADADRAAREEIFGPVVCVLPFEREDEAIARANDTPYGLAGSIWTADGARALRVARGLHAGALAVNSYTSVRLGTPFGGFKHSGIGRELGADAPEAYTEVKNVFYATEA
- a CDS encoding gamma-glutamyl-gamma-aminobutyrate hydrolase family protein, whose amino-acid sequence is MSDSDARRRPLIGVCAAWERVAWSFWDQQAAVVAGTYLGAVRRAGGTPVVLTPEPLGDAQIESHGAWLDGLLLIGGADIDPACYGQQSAERTEATYPLRDQFEIALVRAAFDWDLPVLGICRGLQVLNVATGGSLHQHVTDAGFAEHRPVPGRLGESTLHVVEVEPGAPLAADAERQLIVNSHHHQGVDQVGEGGRVVARSVPDHLVEAVEWPQLRYALGVQWHPEELELDMTIADLVAAAADRAAAANRVEAIR
- a CDS encoding glutamine synthetase family protein, producing MLDSRETTSSPSASSVTGRLAPDRLRSMVAAGEIDTVLLALVDMQGRLQGKQLGAHHFVADVLDHGAGACAYLLSVDVEMTPQEGLLTSSWETGHGDFTLVPDVSSLRLASWRPRTAICIADAVWPGGEPVLPSPREILRQQVERLAERGWTASTATELEFIVHRESYAAAREQRYQHLTPATAYNGDYSLLGLRAADSVLDRLAAEMPRSGLELESVKGEANLGQFEINFRHSTPLDAADGHSIFKHAAKEIATEEGRAVTFMAKWDEREGNSCHLHLSLADADGPLFARDERLFEHFLAGQLACTRELTLLFAPNVNSYKRFAGHSFAPTAIAWGRDNRTCAIRAVGAGSSLRLEHRAPGGDVNPYLALAAMIAAGLHGVDERLDPEPAVVGNAYAAGSPRLPATLGDAVTSFRGSEMAARAFGADVVSHYARAAEIELDAYNAAVTDWERVRGYERF